In one Dermacentor variabilis isolate Ectoservices chromosome 4, ASM5094787v1, whole genome shotgun sequence genomic region, the following are encoded:
- the LOC142577830 gene encoding organic cation/carnitine transporter 2-like: MNFGQSPILATYHMLKVKITTYLSYFKDNDNKKEEYLVVSRTGEEDEEDLALAMELLIALFSAKRLARIDLKSSECFDCNDLFGNGLFQKGIAFVTVVSVLAVHCHTQTFPLVAGDVDHWCRMPADVNLSMDAWKNATVPLEPGGRFSRCSVYDRRGDPNSTETVECLEWDYDPERADETLVSRWNLVCHRRPLVGVANAVYSAGALVGMFGAACMAAHIGRKLVILSSTTALLIGTVGITFAETYVMYVTTRFVNSAAVTTVAVTSVTLLIEVSPDDRRVLYSSVSMGMGLTLADFWFDTLKQVHTSWRLLQASMLVPTMFLTSALFLVEESPRWLVFKRKLKAAEAVMLAAAKINGFSLPTTAAMMVKITDEIVRNQEALQARTPLDHVFNVHRSLFIMTICHMSVTFAFYTVLKSSALKGDAWVRWTALVVQAVSYYLMTWTIKRFTRRQVITAYFLALGGIGLFMSASGSVDFAPSLLSQLCYAAARCCASVTIAVNLCYAAELFPTPLRSAALCWIFASGRVSAVVTSLLSALQNVGLEDVELVIMAALAFASAMAFQHLPEDSSAVSVSGTSLLRSIKGSSGEKLDLGYMQMTLQSAQYAKKKKVGKQKPIRSLSSP; the protein is encoded by the exons ATGAATTTTGGCCAATCTCCCATCTTAGCTACGTACCATATGTTGAAGGTGAAAATAACAACATACCTGTCATATTTTAAAGACAACGACAACAAGAAGGAAGAATATTTAGTCGTTTCACGAAcaggagaagaagacgaagaagacctGGCCTTGGCCATGGAATTGTTGATTGCTCTGTTCTCTGCAAAACGCTTAGCACGCATCGACCTGAAGAGTAGCGAGTGTTTTGACTGCAACGACCTCTTCGGCAACGGCCTGTTCCAGAAGGGCATCGCCTTCGTCACCGTGGTCAGCGTGCTAGCCGTCCATTGTCACACGCAGACATTCCCGCTCGTCGCTGGGGACGTGGACCACTGGTGTCGGATGCCCGCCGATGTCAACTTGTCTATGGACGCCTGGAAGAACGCCACCGTGCCCCTGGAACCAGGTGGGCGGTTCAGCCGCTGCAGCGTCTACGACAGGCGCGGCGATCCCAACAGCACAGAAACG GTCGAGTGTCTCGAGTGGGACTACGACCCGGAAAGAGCGGACGAGACCCTAGTGAGCCGCTGGAACTTGGTATGCCACAGGCGCCCCCTAGTCGGCGTTGCAAACGCTGTCTACAGCGCAGGTGCCCTGGTCGGCATGTTTGGGGCGGCCTGCATGGCTGCACATATTGGACGCAAGCTCGTCATCCTGTCGTCCACCACCGCCTTGCTAATCGGAACCGTAGGGATTACTTTCGCAGAAACTTACGTAATGTATGTGACGACGCGGTTCGTCAACTCGGCAGCCGTGACCACCGTCGCCGTTACCTCAGTCACCCTCCTGATCGAAGTGTCGCCGGACGACCGCAGAGTACTGTATTCCAGTGTTTCTATGGGCATGGGACTGACACTTGCCGATTTTTGGTTCGACACGCTAAAGCAAGTGCACACGAGCTGGCGTCTGCTGCAAGCTTCCATGTTGGTGCCGACTATGTTCCTGACAAGCGCCTTGTTTCTGGTCGAGGAGTCTCCACGATGGCTAGTCTTCAAGCGCAAGCTCAAAGCTGCCGAAGCCGTGATGTTAGCGGCAGCGAAGATCAATGGTTTCTCCCTTCCCACCACGGCGGCCATGATGGTGAAGATCACGGACGAGATAGTCAGGAACCAGGAAGCGTTGCAGGCACGAACGCCATTGGATCACGTTTTCAACGTCCACCGCAGCTTGTTCATCATGACTATCTGCCACATGTCTGTCACATTCGCTTTCTACACCGTGCTGAAATCATCGGCGCTAAAGGGCGATGCTTGGGTACGCTGGACTGCTTTGGTCGTCCAAGCTGTATCCTACTATCTTATGACGTGGACGATCAAGCGGTTCACTCGGCGGCAGGTCATCACTGCCTACTTTTTGGCCCTGGGCGGTATCGGTCTCTTCATGAGTGCCAGTGGAAGCGTGGATTTTGCACCGTCACTACTTAGCCAGCTATGCTACGCTGCCGCCAGATGTTGCGCTTCCGTGACGATCGCGGTGAACTTGTGCTACGCTGCGGAACTATTCCCGACACCATTGCGCAGCGCGGCGCTATGCTGGATCTTCGCGAGCGGCCGAGTAAGCGCTGTGGTGACATCTCTACTGTCGGCCCTCCAGAACGTCGGCCTGGAGGACGTCGAACTAGTCATTATGGCCGCTTTAGCTTTCGCATCAGCCATGGCGTTTCAGCACCTTCCAGAGGACTCTAGTGCAGTATCCGTTAGCGGGACGTCTCTCCTGAGGTCCATCAAAGGGTCAAGCGGGGAAAAGCTAGACCTGGGCTACATGCAGATGACTCTGCAATCTGCGCAatatgcgaaaaagaaaaaggttgGTAAGCAGAAACCCATCCGATCTTTAAGCAGCCCATGA